From the genome of Oenanthe melanoleuca isolate GR-GAL-2019-014 chromosome 23, OMel1.0, whole genome shotgun sequence:
TcgggagctctgctggcaggttCTTAGGGGGTTTGGGCACCATCTCCTTCTCCCCTTTGCTTTGGGGGTTCAAGATTTCATTCATGGGTGCTGTGAGGGGACAGGTTTGCCCTCTGGCCCTGCAGAGATGATTCTGAGATGAGGTTTTTTGTGGTTGAAAccacctcagctgctgcctggccctgTCCCAGGTCCCATGTCCCCTCCATGGGCACATGtgctctgctcatcctgcacagcccctctggcCCAGAGGGTAATGCCatgtgctgtttgctgctgctgcagggcaaaTCTTGGGCCGTTTGCTACAGAACACGCCAGgccagagggacaggacagtgtcccccctgtcccccctcctcGTGCCGCATGTCCCCCTCGGTGTGCCCCGTGTTGTGCCCGCTCCCGTTGGGCTCAGTGTCTTTGTACCAGCAAAGCCTCACCGCTTGTTTGTACCGAGTGTTTGGAATATCAAATAAAGCTGCTCTGACCCACTCGTGCGAGGCCGTGCTGGGCGGGGAGGGACGCGAGCGGTGCGAGCCGTGCCCGGTGCGAGCGGCGCCGGTGCCCGGTGACTCCCCGGGGCCGCTGTCGGTGGCTCCcggtgccccggggctgctgtCGGTGACTCCCGGTGCCCCGGGGCCGCTGTCGGTGGCTCCCCGGTGCCGCTGCCGGTGTCCCCGGTGCCGCCGGGGCGGTGGCCCCGCCGAAGCCGCATGCCCGGGCCCGCTGGCCCCATTGGCCCCCGCAGTCACAtgccgggcggcggcggggctgccgctcctccctccatccctccgtCCGTCCCTCCCTCGGCCGGGCTGAGCGCTGGGAGCGGCCGCGATCGCACCATGAGCACCCTCAAGGTCTACAGCACGTCGGTGACCGGCTCCCGGGaggtgagcggggccggggtCTGCGGGGCTCCTCTTCCCGGGGGTGGGTGTCTCTCTTCcgtgcagcagcagagcccccccGCTCCATCCTcggtgtcccctcccctgctcGCGGTGTACTGTCCCCAtctgtccccaaacccaccctCCCGGCGGGGTGGGCACTGTGCTGAGCCCGGCAGGCACGCTGGGTGTTGTGCCCACCCTTGGGGCTCCTCTCCATCTCCTCATAACCTGCCTTTCCCACCCGCGTTCCAGATCAAATCCCAACAGAGCGAAGTAACCCGAATCCTTGATGGGAAGAACATCAAGTACGAGCTGGTGGATATCTCCCAGGACAACGCTCTCCGGGAGGAAATGAGGGCCAAGGCAGGCAACCCCAAAGCCATCCCACCCCAGATCGTCAACGGGGACCAGTACTGCGGGGTGAGGCTCGTTggcaccctgggctgggggtgggtgATGTCCTGCCCTTGGCTTTGCTGCAGGTGTTTAAGGTGCCTCGTAAGTTATTTCTCGTGAGGTGCAGGGaccaggtgctgccaggagTTACGGCTGTTTGCTTTGGGAAAGGGGAACCCAGGCAGGGGCTttgggtggcactggggctgtgcccacTTTGTCCTGTCATGCTGGGCACACCCAGGTGGTGCCAGCGCTGTGAGCCAGTTTGTGCTATGGGTTTAGGGATCCTCCTGCCTCGTGAGCGACCCTGTGGTGTTTCCCTGCAGGATTATGAGCTCTTTGTGGAAGCTGTGGAGCAGAACACTCTGCAGGAGTTCCTGAAGCTGGCCTGAGCCCTGCTTCCCCTCCCATCCTGGACTCTACCTGCATCCCTGAGCGCCCTCATCTCCGACCACCTCCACCTGCAGGTTGTCAGCGCTGTCCTGGCACCACCACTCgtatcccagcacagggaaaaacCCATGACCAAAACTCCTCATTGCAGCTGCCTCTGACTCCCTCCTGCCTAACCCTGACATCATCTCAGAGGGATCCAAAGAAAGTGTGATGATCTCTGTGCTTGgcctgtgagcagagctgggcctggCTCACGGCAGCTTCCAGTGCCTCTGTAAACAGCAAAGCCTCCGGGGCTGTGAGAGGTGGCCCTGGCCCTCAGccccctcctctgcctccagagGGAAGGGCTTAGGGCTGCATGGCACTTCCTACTTCTCCCAGTTGCTGTTAAAATTGTAAATTCTGCTGCCTcacttcctcttcttttcctctttttccctaCTCTTCATCTCAACTGCAGAGATTATGGCAACTAAGTAaagggggttttttgtttttgttttttgtttgtcttaatttaatgcaaaaatacTGCACAGAATTGGGGGTCTGAGTGCCCACCACggtggagctgcctgggggaATGGGTGGGGCTGGAAGTGGgatctgtgctgctctggccaCCCTCCGCCTTGCCTTCCCTGGTGAGCGTTAATGGCTCAGGGCTGCCCCAGAACAGCTGATGCTCCAGCTGTCCAGTCTTTCCTCTTTGAGTTGGCTTTTTTGCAATCCTGGACCAAgtgcattttgttttcctgccaaAAAGCAAGTTTATAACCAGTGTTGTCTTCTGAGATGCTATTAAATGTTACTGTACCTTTCATGGCGCTactctttgcatttctttttaattcagttttattttggctACAGGTTAAACATCACCCTACCCATGATTGTGAGTCATTTCCAGCTGAGTGAGTTGTAcgtgctgctggcagcctgaCACAAAGATCTTAACACCTTAGATTGCTGCTGCTAATCAAAGGCTCCAGGGACTAGTGACAGGTACCTGAGCATTCCTCTCCTCTGCGtggtgccaggggcagggacagtcTCAGCCAGACATGGGAGTGCAAAACAAACCCTTGGCACAAAGATCGCCTAGACCAGgacacagaggagcagggaaacagctgctcctggatctGCTACAggtggaaaaaaggaggaagctGAGGGAGAATTGTGTGGGTTGAGTCACTGCTCATGGGGAGCTGTGTTTGCTTCTTATGTTTGGGTTGTGCAGCTCTGGTCACAGGGGTCTGGGAAGAGCTCTGAGCACCCCGAGCTTCCACAGCAACAGTGAAATCTAAAGGAAGTGGAAATTGCAGCTGAAAGAAAGGGTTTTATTGGGAGCCTTCAGTGAGGGCTGGGTCTCTGCCTCGCATGAGTGGGAGTGTTGTCAGCTGGGAGTCAAGTGAGAGCTTGTCACAGCTGGAATGGGAAGAATgtgctggggaaagggaaagggaaaagtgcagccccagcccacgggagagggaggaagatgCTTTATTCAGGGTTGGGCAGAGGCATGAGGGATTATGCTGTCTCCAGTGACACGGTGTCCTGTTGCAGCAtccagggaggaggagggcggGTACCTCCAGGCAGGCTGGAGCCAGGGCCCCgctgcagctgggggctgtccaagggaaggagctgtgcaCGTACAGGAAACCCACAGCAGGATCTCCTGGCTGAgtccagcctggctcagccccagcactgcaatgGCTCAAGGCCTTCAGGTTTTGCTCCAGCAGAGACCGTGTTATGGAGCCCGTTTGTCCCCTGGTGTCAGTGGAGGTGAAATCCGTagggagcagctgtgcataGAAAGCAAACTGCCCctggctgtgtgtccatcctgCTTCTccagagcccctgagcccagctaAGTAACTACAGAGAAGCTGGCAGGCTCCCCTGGGCAGGGGTCAGCCTGTGTAACCTGCACAGGGATCAGGGGCCAGGCCTggagcccaggtgagctcatGGAAGTGTCCCTGTGTTGGGACCCTCCtgtcctggggcacagcagccactgtgAGGCAGCAGGACTGGGCCTGGCCCCCTCTGCCAaatggctgctctgagctcttcACCCAGGTAATGGCACAGTGAAACTAAATCTGGAAAGAAAACCTCTCCCTTtttcccagccagggcaggttGGGTAAGGTgagaggcagctgtgcagagctgggggtgaggagctCTTTAGGCTGTTTTTTGGGAGGGGTCtctcctcctcagcagcagagaggcaCTGGGGACCAGCCCATATTCCTGCAGGCTCCTGGAGTTGTCTGTGTACACCCTCTGGGGAAAGGTGCTGATGATCTCATATGAGTCCGAGTTTCCACCCCTAGGAAAGAACAGCACAATCTTCTACTCACGGGATCCCCCAAGGTTTTGCTGAGATGCTTTGACTGATCCAGCTGTGGTTAtgcaagaacagaaaaaagggcttccagcccaaactgcagccagccaggcacggagcagcctgcacagctgcagtggggaggaaggagctcAAGCATCCCACCAGCACTGAGCTCATCCTGGGCTCACACCAGGGCCAGGGCCATGGCCTGCAGCAGGAGTGGGAGGAGGGGAAAGCAAAGAGGGCCCTCAGCCATCTGGAACTGTCCCCAACAGCCTGAGGGAGCCCTGGTGCAGCATTAAATGAGTTGGGACTCAGAGCTGGCTGAGCCAAGCAAAAGCTTCCAGCACCTTAGGAAGGGTGGCACAAGTTGGGTGAGTGCTGAAGGAGGCAAAGGCAGCGATGGGCCTGGATCTGATGGCAGTTTTGGGAGGACAGAAGTTGATCTCTGGTGCTGTGTGGCAAAGGTGGGTGTGAaatgctctgcactgctgcctggagagcatcagctgggcacagggctggggctgtgacccAGCTCAGGCCGAGGTTTGAAGCTCCAGGACCCTTTTGTGGGTTCTACAGAGCCAGgcaaggaggggagggggccCTGGTTACCTGATGTGGGCGAGGTGCTGGCGCAGGTCCCCGATGGTGTCCGagagcagcatcctcagctcgTAGCTCCGCTCCCCGCTCTCGGAGCGGATCCGCAGCCTGCAGAAACCAGGAGCTTCAGCCTGCTAGGCTGGCCTCACCCTGGGCACCAGAAATCCCTGTCAGCCCAGAGGGAGCTCCACTCAGCGGGCAGAGCCTCCATCACCCAACCAGGGGAGAGGAGTCCAGTATCTGGGAATGTCCTTGGGGTGAGCGAGGCCCCAGACTGACCCACTgcccaaactgctgctgtgctttcccAGCCTGAAGGTGCCTTCAGGAGGCTTATGGAGCTTTTTtagctttttcattttaaaccaGGGCTGTCTGCTAAGTACTTCGCCCTACttctttgattaaaaataatctgcttgggttttttttttttcattagctATTTGGGTCTTGGTTTGCCAGAAGACTGAGTGGAAAAGTGCTGTTAGTGAGACATCCCACCTGGGCATCAGTTTCCTGGAGGGGTTCTCCCATTAAATATGACTGCAAAGAGCTTTTTCAATGGTTTCAAACTCTTAGGCCTTGGTTTGCTGTCAGGAAAACTTTCACATAAATAAGTGACATTTTGAACAACAGAAGCTTTTTGTTAGAGATGTAAAATATGCCATGTTTGTCATGAAAAATGCAGTGGTTTTCCCAAAGGACCAAACTTGGCCTTTTGTCTAGCTGTTTCTAAGGTCTAAAAGGGGAAAGTCCATTTACTTCCTCAGCTGAACTAAACCTGAAGTGTTGaaacaggaggaagaagagatcctggcagggcagggggtggagGGGGCTGTACCTGCACCTCTCCAGGGCAGCCAGCCCAGGTGTTTCCACCAGGATttctttgctgctctgc
Proteins encoded in this window:
- the SH3BGRL3 gene encoding SH3 domain-binding glutamic acid-rich-like protein 3 gives rise to the protein MPGGGGAAAPPSIPPSVPPSAGLSAGSGRDRTMSTLKVYSTSVTGSREIKSQQSEVTRILDGKNIKYELVDISQDNALREEMRAKAGNPKAIPPQIVNGDQYCGDYELFVEAVEQNTLQEFLKLA